A portion of the Cryptomeria japonica chromosome 5, Sugi_1.0, whole genome shotgun sequence genome contains these proteins:
- the LOC131037858 gene encoding lipase-like PAD4 — protein MDFDFQTTPRFSVGRELAILITSCGILDKTWEEICHVAKNGVEFSLKEDEGVAYVTFPSFSTEDFNVTDSRYGEYNIENEKIISVCLKGTDDKPALVHKGSFNRFLRILESSDFKAKVQGLKAQAIIFAGHSMGGAVATLATLWFLQKKARNMSYFCITFGSPLVGNAILGEAIGREDWAGKFCHVVSKYDIVPRMLLAPFESIAKPLNAIVPHWGRMMGINNVATTHLSISEAYKTLFEKVLQCTSTIANNYPGQSGVRSPYRPIGTYMFCSTQGAACIDNSEAVLKMLHFTMEGMPSEQLAVTCASDHTGYGQMLEAITKNFLNPTPIANCATDSFEIGIALELETMGVGAQNQHASLALIQAGKVKKEQDMNIEKLNEDLSRNQSHMAEVEWYKGKCKKGSGYYDSFKVRHDVGNPEYHVNMARDSLGKFWDDIVEMEEKHVLPSDFSFQNKWINAGTAYRRLVEPLDIKYYYCTRKDNKSYLSAGKRPHRHIVLEKWMKEKDQTRIGRDKKERTKFASLTVDSCFWARLQDALQALPNLQQEQDQHQVMNASLQESQEFENYVWGMIRDKSISVEIFLKESSLMIWWGYHRQLQSPQWRSNSPLFNFMAYESWK, from the exons ATGGATTTTGATTTCCAGACCACACCACG GTTTAGTGTTGGTCGGGAACTAGCAATTTTGATTACTTCCTGCGGGATCCTGGACAAGACATGGGAAGAGATCTGTCATGTTGCTAAAAATGGCGTAGAATTTTCTCTGAAAGAAGATGAAGGTGTAGCATATGTGACCTTCCCTTCATTTTCTACAGAAGATTTCAATGTCACAGACAGTAGATATGGTGAATACAACATCGAGAATGAGAAAATCATCTCTGTTTGCCTCAAGGGTACTGATGATAAGCCGGCCCTTGTTCATAAGGGATCTTTCAACAGATTCCTGCGTATTCTGGAAAGTTCAGATTTCAAAGCCAAG GTACAAGGTTTAAAGGCACAAGCCATTATATTTGCGGGCCATTCCATGGGAGGTGCAGTTGCAACTCTGGCCACTCTGTGGTTTCTGCAAAAGAAGGCAAGAAATATGTCTTATTTTTGCATCACATTTGGTTCTCCTTTGGTGGGAAATGCTATTCTTGGGGAGGCAATCGGGCGTGAAGATTGGGCGGGAAAATTTTGTCATGTTGTCTCCAAGTATGATATTGTTCCTAGGATGCTCCTTGCACCATTTGAATCAATTGCCAAGCCTTTGAATGCAATTGTGCCTCACTGGGGAAGGATGATGGGTATTAACAATGTTGCTACAACACATCTTTCTATATCAGAGGCTTACAAAACTCTTTTTGAGAAAGTCCTCCAGTGCACATCTACAATAGCAAATAATTACCCAGGACAATCTGGTGTAAGAAGCCCGTATAGACCCATTGGTACTTACATGTTTTGTTCAACCCAAGGTGCAGCTTGTATTGATAACTCTGAAGCTGTCCTGAAGATGCTGCATTTCACCATGGAAGGAATGCCTTCTGAACAACTTGCAGTCACCTGTGCTTCAGATCACACAGGTTATGGCCAAATGTTGGAAGCTATCACCAAAAACTTCCTAAATCCAACGCCAATTGCAAATTGTGCCACAGACTCCTTCGAGATAGGAATAGCACTGGAATTGGAAACAATGGGTGTTGGAGCTCAG AATCAACATGCATCTCTTGCACTCATACAAGCTGGAAAGGTTAAAAAAGAGCAAGATATGAACATCGAGAAACTAAATGAGGATTTGAGCAGGAACCAAAGTCACATGGCAGAGGTGGAATGGTACAAAGGAAAATGTAAGAAGGGCTCTGGCTACTATGATTCTTTCAAAGTCAGACATGATGTTGGAAACCCAGAGTATCATGTAAACATGGCTAGAGATAGTTTGGGAAAATTCTGGGATGATATTGTTGAGATGGAGGAGAAACATGTATTGCCCAGTGACTTCAGCTTTCAAAACAAATGGATCAATGCTGGCACTGCATATAGAAGACTTGTAGAGCCTCTGGACATTAAATACTACTATTGTACACGGAAGGACAACAAAAGCTATCTCTCAGCTGGTAAGAGACCCCACCGTCACATAGTTCTAGAGAAATGGATGAAAGAAAAAGACCAAACTCGCATCGGTCGAGATAAAAAGGAACGCACAAAGTTTGCATCCTTAACTGTGGACTCCTGTTTCTGGGCTCGTTTACAAGATGCTCTTCAAGCTTTGCCTAATCTCCAGCAAGAGCAAGACCAACATCAAGTCATGAATGCCTCACTACAAGAAAGCCAAGAGTTTGAAAATTATGTTTGGGGTATGATCAGAGACAAGAGTATTTCtgttgagattttcttgaaggaGAGTAGCTTAATGATTTGGTGGGGTTACCATCGTCAACTTCAATCTCCACAATGGAGATCAAACTCTCCTTTGTTCAACTTCATGGCATATGAGAGTTGGAAGTAG